One genomic window of Entelurus aequoreus isolate RoL-2023_Sb linkage group LG07, RoL_Eaeq_v1.1, whole genome shotgun sequence includes the following:
- the LOC133653681 gene encoding protein kinase C and casein kinase substrate in neurons protein 1-like has translation MSGSYDECAGADDTMDSFWEVGNYKRAVKRFDDGHRLCNDLMGCLQERAKIEKAYGDQLTAWSKRWRQLIEKGPQYGSVERAWLAVMTEADKVSELHQDVKNNLLNEDVEKVKNWQKEAYHKQMIGGFKEAKEAEEGFKKAQKPWAKKLKEMETAKKAYHMACKEEKLAVTREANGKTEASVTPDQQKKLHEKVDKCKQDVQKAKEKYEKSLEELNKCSPPYMESMEQVFDQCQQHEVKRLTFLKEALLDIKRHLNLTENQSYSTIYRELERTILGANTQEDLKWFSNNHGPGMHMNWPAFEEYNPDQASAPPKKKKPDGAPPTPSTDHVAPPGDRSSVSSYEKNQAYSTEWSDDEQPAANSGNENGGNGNSFEEDSSTGKGVRVRALYDYDGQEQDELSFKAGDELTKTEDEDEQGWCRGRLDSGREGLYPANYVEPI, from the exons GTGGGGAACTACAAACGTGCTGTCAAGAGATTTGACGATGGCCATCGACTGTGCAATGACCTCATGGGCTGCCTTCAGGAACGGGCGAAGATAGAAAAAGCTTATGGTGATCAGCTAACCGCCTGGTCCAAGAGATGGAGACAACTCATTGAGAAAG GCCCCCAGTACGGCTCTGTGGAGAGAGCCTGGTTGGCTGTAATGACAGAGGCCGATAAGGTGAGCGAGCTACATCAAGACGTCAAGAACAACTTGCTGAATGAGGATGTAGAGAAAGTGAAGAACTGGCAGAAGGAGGCCTATCACAAACAAATGATCGGAGGCTTCAAGGAGGCAAAAGAGGCAGAGGAAGGATTTAAGAAAGCTCAGAAACCCTGGGCCAAAAAGCTCAAGGAG ATGGAGACAGCGAAGAAAGCATACCACATGGCGTGCAAGGAGGAGAAGCTGGCCGTCACTCGAGAGGCCAACGGCAAGACCGAGGCTTCCGTGACGCCGGACCAACAGAAGAAACTCCACGAGAAAGTGGACAAATGCAAACAGGATGTACAGAAG GCTAAAGAAAAGTATGAGAAGTCTTTGGAGGAGCTCAACAAATGTTCGCCCCCGTACATGGAGAGCATGGAGCAGGTGTTTGACCAGTGTCAGCAGCATGAGGTCAAGAGGCTGACCTTCTTGAAGGAAGCTCTGCTGGACATCAAACGCCACCTTAACCTCACTGAGAACCAAAG CTACTCCACAATATACAGAGAACTGGAGCGCACCATCCTAGGAGCAAACACACAAGAGGATCTGAAGTGGTTCAGCAACAACCACGGGCCTGGAATGCACATGAACTGGCCCGCCTTTGAG GAATACAACCCAGACCAGGCAAGTGCTCCCCCAAAGAAGAAGAAACCAGATGGAGCCCCACCCACTCCAAGCACTGACCATGTGGCTCCCCCTGGTGACCGCAGCAG CGTGAGCAGCTATGAAAAGAACCAAGCGTACTCGACTGAGTGGTCCGATGACGAGCAACCTGCTGCTAACTCTGGAAACGAAAATGGCGGAAACGGGAACTCATTCGAAGAGGATTCCAGCACCGGTAAAGGCGTCCGTGTGAGAGCTCTCTATGATTACGATGGCCAAGAGCAGGATGAACTCTCTTTCAAAGCAG GTGATGAGCTGACCAAGACCGAGGACGAAGACGAGCAAGGCTGGTGTCGAGGCCGTTTGGACAGCGGCCGAGAGGGACTGTACCCGGCCAATTACGTTGAGCCGATCTAG